The Nycticebus coucang isolate mNycCou1 chromosome 17, mNycCou1.pri, whole genome shotgun sequence nucleotide sequence GGATCAGAGTGGGGTGAGATCAAGGCTCCTGCTCATTGAGCCCCTCCCCCACCGGGGTTGAGTGAAAAGCTTGCTCTTTTAAAAATGGTCTGGGTTGGTAATTAACAACACATCAAAGTATATCTTGGTGTCAAATTAAGGGGATTTGTAGGCACAATGCTGGTGGTAAGTGATCCCAATTATTCAAGGCAGCTGTTAAATATGTGAACATTAACATTCTGCCTGGTAATGAGAGCTAGTCCTTAGCACCACCCAGACACACTGCTTCTTTACTGTTTTGGAACATTTTCCTCTCCTGGCTTCCTCCTCCCTGCTTCCATAGTGTCCTTGAAATCAATGAATGGTAATTTAGTGTATCTAGTGTATCACTAGCAAGTGTCTGAGTAAGCGCGGTTTAGTTTCTGCTGTGCCTTCTGTACTGTATAAATATAATTGGTTTCATTAATATATGAGCTTTTTTCTGCGAAGGGATGGATTATTCTGAATAATCTGCAGAGAAGGAGAGTTTTGAGTATATGGCAGTGTTTCTAATTAGCTGTTACTTTAATACAATCAGACTGAGATGGAAGCTACTCATTTAGATAGTGGTTGATGACAACATTGGCTTGAACAAAGTGACCCCTCTCAAATGGCTACTCGCTCTCTCTGCGGGCCGCAGGTTGCTAGGGCTCAGGCTGTCGCTGTTTTCCCTGCCGAAAAGGGGCGGGGTCAGTTGGCTTGTTAGgggaaaatatacatatatgttgcCTGCCTCTCCATAGACCTAATAACCAATGGAAAGAAATGCTGTTGAGCAGGAGCAAGGCAAAATGATAGGTTGGAGTTggggggaaggggatgggggagaaggtgggttttttccccccagtgTTGCGACGCATTAACCCTGCTGCTATTGGGACATTCTCTGTTCAGCCTATTGGCTGAGCCCAGGAGCCGCTGTCTGCCAATCGGGTGGTGAAAGGCAGACAAATCTACCCCGCCACCAGCAAAAACGGCGCGTAACCCTTGCGGCGCCGGCCGAACCGCGCCACAGCTGGCGCGGGGAAGGGGAGATAGGTGTCTCCAGCTGCCGTTGCCGTTTGGGGCGGGTCGGCTTCTTCCGCTTCTCGGGACCAAGTAGAGAATTAGCGGGCGGCAGCAATGCTCCACAAGGTGAGAAGCTGGGTAGAAATCTGGTGGGGGGCTACCCTTTTGTTCATGTTTTGCTACCTGGATTACGTTTGTGGGCAGATCCGCTACCCGGTCCCAGAGGAGTCACAGGAAGGGACCTTTGTAGGGAATGTCGCCCAAGATTTCCTGCTGGATACGGACAGTCTGTCAGCTCGCAGACTGCAGGTCGCTGGAGAGGTGAACCAAAGACACTTCCGTGTGGATTTGGACAGTGGAGCCCTACTCATCAAGAATCCAATCGATCGAGAGGCACTGTGTGGGCTCAGTGCCAGCTGCATCGTGCCCCTGGAGTTTGTAACCGAAGGGCCTTTGGAAATGTACCGAGCAGAGGTAGAGATTGTAGATGTGAATGATCACGCCCCCCGATTTCCGCGGCAGCAGCTGGACTTGGAAATTGGAGAAGCAGCTCCTCCAGGACAACGTTTCCCTTTGGAAAAGGCTCAGGATGCAGATGTGGGGAGCAATTCCATTAGCAGCTATAGGCTGAGCTCCAATGAACACTTTGCATTGGATGTGAAGAAGCGCAGCGACGGCAGCCTAGTCCCAGAGCTGCTCCTGGAGAAGCCTTTAGATCGGGAGAAGCAATCGGACTACCGCCTGGTGCTGACTGCTGTGGATGGAGGGAACCCCCCGAGATCTGGCACCGCAGAGCTCCGGGTATCGGTGCTGGACGTAAACGACAACGCCCCAGCCTTCCAGCAATCCAGCTATAGGATTAGCGTCTTGGAGAGCGCTCCAGCCGGCATGGTGCTTGTCCAGCTCAATGCCTCTGACCCGGACCTGGGTCCCAGTGGTAACGTCACCTTTTCTTTCAGTGGTCACACCCCTGACCGCGTAAGAAACCTCTTTAGCCTGCACCCCATTACTGGAAAGCTTACCCTCCTGGGGCCACTAGACTTCGAGAGCGAGAATTACTATGAATTTGATGTGCGCGCTCGTGATGGGGGTTCTCCAGCTATGGAGCAACATTGCAGCCTTAGAGTGGATCTCTTGGATGTAAATGACAACGCCCCATACATCACAGTGACCTCAGAGCTTGGAACTCTCCCCGAGAGTGCAGAACCTGGCACTGTGGTAGCACTCATCAGTGTGCAGGACCCAGATTCTGGGTCAAATGGAGATGTGAGCCTCCGAATTCCAGACCATTTGCCCTTTGCCCTCAAGTCAGCCTTCAGGAACCAGTTCTCTCTGGTGACTGCTGGACCCTTGGATCGAGAGGCCAAATCTAGCTATGACATCATGGTCACTGCTTCTGATGCTGGGAACCCCCCTCTGAGTACCCACAGAACTATTTTCCTCAATATTTCAGATGTGAATGATAACCCACCCTCTTTCTTTCAGAGGTCACATGAGGTCTTTGTTCCTGAGAACAATCGTCCAGGGGACCTGCTTTGCTCCCTTGCAGCCTCTGACCCAGACTCTGGTTTGAATGCACTTATATCCTACTCTCTCCTGGAGCCCAGAAATCGAGATGTGTCCGCTTCCTCTTTCATCTCTCTGAACCCCCAGACAGGAGCTGTTCATGCCACTCGATCCTTTGACTATGAGCAAACACAGACGCTGCAGTTTGAGGTGCAGGCCCGGGACAGGGGCAACCCACCCCTTAGTAGCACTGTGACAGTTCGTCTATTCGTGCTGGACCTCAATGACAATGCCCCAGCTGTGCTCCGCCCTAGGGCTCGGCCTGGTTCTTTATGTCCCCAAGCACTGCCCCCATCAGTTGGTGCGGGCCACTTAGTCACAAAAGTGACTGCTGTGGACTTGGATTCAGGTTACAATGCTTGGGTTTCCTATCAGCTCCTGGAGGCCCCAGATCCCAGCCTTTTTGCAGTCTCCCGATATGCTGGGGAGGTGAGAACAGCTGTTCCCATCCCAGCTGATCTCCCACCACAGAAACTGGTCATTGTGGTAAAGGATAGTGGTAGCCCACCACTCTCTACCTCTGTTACTCTCTTAGTGTCCTTAGAGGAAGATACTCATCCAGTTGTCCCAGATCTCCGGGAATCTTCAGCTCCAAGGGAAGGAGAATCCCGTTTAACTCTCTACTTGGCTGTGTCCCTGGTGGCAATTTGTTTTGTCTCTTTTGGCTCTTTTGTGGCGCTACTCTCTAAGTGTCTGCGTGGGGCTGCCTGTGGAGTGACCTGCTTTCCTGCTGGCACCTGTGCCTGTCTCACCAGATCTCGAAGGAGGGAGGGGCTTCCTCCTTCTAACGGGATCCTCCGAATCCAGCTAGGGTCAGATGATCCCATCAAGTTTGTTGATGTGGGAGGCCACTCACATGGCTGTACACCCTTGGCTTCTGCACCCACTCGGAGTGATAGCTTCATGATGGTGAAGTCACCCAGTGCACCCATGGCAGGGGAGCCTGTTCGCCCAAGCTGCCCACCCTCTGATCTTCTCTATGGGCTAGAGGTGAGATCTTTGCAGGCTCAGCCAATACTTGAGGGTTGTTCTGATCCAGGCATATGGCTGGGTCACATCCCAGAGAGTACTGGCTTCTCTGTAAGAGCCCACAGTGATGTcaccatttttgtgagtggtaactATATAGTAGATACTGTGCTTTAAAAGTGTTTTGTGAATTTACCAGTGAGTTGTCACAGATTAACACTTGGGGGTAAGTGTTATGCCTATATCTGAGCATAAGAAATGGAAGTAATTGATGCTGAAGAGCCAGGCTATCGTGAAACTGTGCTGACAGAATGTGGGATCTTAGGAGGCTATAGCGCACAAAGGTAGAGTGTGCCAGGCGATCAGTCACCTGAACCCAGCTGCTTTCTCTACTCTTCCTGAATGAGAGGGCCTCAGGGGGTCAGGTTCTAGAGTACCTTAATTCTAAGTTACTATTTCTCAGTGGATTGAGGTGGACTAAAATCTTTGTGTCTAGTACTCCCTAAACCACCATAAAGGGAACCCTGTATTAGAAACATAGCAGAGAGCAGAAAGAGGAGATAGCCAAGGGAGTTAAGAGGCACAATTCAAGGTAGTACCAGAGATCTTTTGACCCATGTCTTTAGGACTCCAATCAAGTCCCTACTGGGATTTGAACTGGTTGAAGTAAATTGAAAGCAGAATCACCTCTTGGGGAAAAAGCTGTGAGTAAAATCACTTAACATCAGAAAATTGGTTTACAGTTGAAAAGTGCATAGAGATAGCCACTCTGGAAGTCTTTGAGTTCTCCTGAATTTGGTGAAACCATAAAGCCTAAAGGTCATCCATACCTGACCTCTGGCCACTCCCTTAGGTGACCTAGTTCAGCCCCTCAAATATTCCCCTACACACTACCTGTGACACTTATTCCACATCCTGAATCTGGTATCTTAGAAAAGCTAAGTCCCAGTAGCCATCAGCCAACACTGATTATCCTCAAAGTGTTGCTGAAGAGTCAGGGCAAAACGTTACAGGGTCCTAACTAATCTCTTCTCTCACTTTAGCAATATTCAgcaggatgggggagggaggggaaactCATGGGCTTTGCCTCCCCTAGAAGGACAAAATTTTGTTGCTTCAAAGTGGTAGAAGTCTTCTGAAGTCATGCAGGAAGTTGCTGGGACAGAACACTGAGGAGTTTTGTACCACTTTGTCTTCCCTGTTGAGCACCATCTGAGCTGTCAAACTTTGCTGCCAAGGGGCCTGAATCAACCTGCAGCATGAAATGAGTGGGGAGGTAGGAGGCTTCTGTGACACAGATTTTCAGTGTGTGTTCCCAAGGTTTCCAGCACTGAAGGAGACTTCATAATTGGTTGAGAGCAGACAGAGTTTTTGGCCAATCAGACTCAGAGCTGAGGTGGGAGATCTGCTCTTCCTGCCCgcctctcctcctccagctccccaGCTCCACTCAAATTCaattcccttccccccttcccacCCCCGCCATTGGTGACTGAGAAGAACTGCTGCAGGCAGGCAAACCTCGGAGCAGTTTTTTAGAGGCTAGAaggagatataagagatttcagCTCCTGCATTGCAAGCCCTGGGTCTACCTTGGAGACAGGACAGCACAGAGTTACTCTCCAGGAAGGGACTTCTCGGTCATGGGGCCCAAGACAAGCCCACAACTCCCTGGGAAATGGCAAGTGCTGTGCATGTTGTCCTTGTGCTGCTGGGGCTGGGTGTCTGGGCAGCTTCGTTACTCTGTGGTGGAGGAGTCTGAGCCAGGTACGCTGGTGGGGAATGTTGCTCAAGATCTGGGCTTAAAGGTGACAGATCTGTTGAGCCGCCGACTGCGGCTGGGCTCTGAGGAGAATGGGCGCTATTTTTCCCTAAGCTTGATGAGTGGTGCTCTGGCAGTGAATCAGAAGATTGACCGAGAGAGCCTGTGTGGACCCAGCACCAGCTGCCTGCTGCCAGTGCAGGTGGTGACTGAACACCCCCTGGAGTTGATCCGTGTGGAAATAGAGATCTTGGATCTCAATGACAACTCTCCTAGCTTTGCCTCCCCTCAAAGAGAGATGCGCATCTCAGAATCAGCAGCACCTGGGACACGATTCCCACTGGACAGTGCCCAGGATCCTGATGTGGGCACCAATACTGTGAGCTTTTACACTCTAAGCCCCAACAGCCACTTCTCTCTGAATGTGAAGACCCTAAAAGATGGGAAACTGTTTCCAGAGCTGGTGCTAGAGCAGCCCCTGGACCGTGAAGCCCAGGCAAGACATCAGCTGGTACTCACAGCTGTGGATGGGGGTATCCCAGCCCTCTCAGGGACCACCTTAATCTCTGTCATTGTGCTGGACATCAATGATAATGCTCCAACCTTCCAGAACTCAGTTCTACGTGTGGGACTCCCAGAGAATGCACCCATGGGTACACTGCTGCTCCGCCTCAATGCCACTGATCCAGATGAAGGCACCAATGGCCACGTAGACTACTCTTTTGGAGACCATACATCTGAGGCAGTGCGGAATCTCTTTAGTCTAGACCCTAGCAGTGGAGCAATCCATGTGTTGGGTCCAGTAGACTTTGAGGAGTCAAATTTCTATGAAATTCATGCAAGAGCCCGTGACCAGGGACAGCCAGCCATGGAGGGCCACTGTGTGATTCAAGTGGATGTGGGGGATGCAAATGACAATGCTCCAGAAGTGCTACTGGCCTCTTTGGTTAACCCTGTCCTGGAGAGCACACCAGTGGGTACAGTAGTAGGGTTGTTTAATGTGCGGGACCGAGACTCAGGTAAAAATGGTGAAGTGAGCCTTGATATCTCTCCAGACCTGCCATTTCAGATTAAGCCTTCTGAGAACCACTACTCTCTACTAACCAGCCAGCCCTTGGACCGGGAGGCCACATCCCATTATATCATTGAGCTGCTGGCCAGTGATGCTGGCTCACCTCCCTTGCACAAACATCTTACCATCAGGCTCAACATTTCAGATGTTAATGACAATGCACCCCACTTCACCCACCAACTCTACACTGCTTACATCCCAGAAAACCGGCCTCCAGGCTCCCTTCTCTGCACTGTGTCTGCCTCAGATGCAGACACTGGGGATAATGCCCGGCTTACCTACTCCATTGTAGGAAGTCAGATCCAGGGAGCCCCAGCCTCCTCCTTTGTTTATGTCAACCCTGACGATGGAAGGGTCTTTGCCCAGCGTACCTTTGACTATGAATTACTGCAAATGCTGCAGATTGTGGTGGGGGTTCGAGACTCTGGCTCCCCCCCATTGCATGCCAACACATCTCTGCATGTGTTTGTCCTGGACCAAAATGATAATGCCCCAGCTGTGTTGCACCCACGGCCAGGCCGGGAGCACTCAGCCCCCCAGCGTCTCCCTCGCTCTGCTCCTCCTGGCTCTTTGGTCACCAAGGTGACAGCTGTGGACGCTGATGCCGGCCACAATGCATGGCTCTCCTATTCCTTGTTGCCACAGTCCACAGCCCCCGGACTGTTCCTGGTTTCTACACACACTGGTGAGGTGCGCACAGCCCGGACCTTACTAGAGGATGACTCTGACACCCAGCAGGTGGTGGTCCTGGTGAGGGACAATGGTGACCCTTCACTCTCCTCTACAGCCACAGTGCTGCTGGTGCTGGAGGATGAGGATCTGGAGGAAATGCCCAAATCCAGTGACTTCCTCACACAACCTCCAGAGCGTTCAGACCTTACCCTTTACCTCATTGTGGCTCTAGCTACTGTCAGTCTCTTATCTTTAGTCACTTTCACTTTTCTGTCAGCTAAGTGCCTTCAGGGGCATGCagatggggatgggggtgggggccaGTGCTGTGGACGCCAGGACTCTCCCTCCCCAGACTTCTATAAACAGTCCAGCCCTAACCTGCAAGTTAGCTCTGACGGCACGCTCAAGTACATGGAGGTGACGCTGCGGCCCACAGACTCACACAGCCATTGCTACAGGACGTGCTTTTCACCAGCTTCGGACGGCAGTGACTTCACTTTTCTCAGGCCTCTCAGCGTTCAGCAGCCCTCAGCTCTGGCGCTGGAGCCTGACGCGGTCCGGTCCCGCTCTAATACGCTACGGGAGGAGCCGAGCCAGGTGAGGGCTCGGTGCCTCCCCGGGCGATCCCTGGGAGAAGCCCTAGTTCTCATAAGGGACTTTGAACTTGTGTCCACGCCTCTCGAGCTGTCTGTGCTCGGGACCATTGGTCTGATTGCGAGAAACCAGAGGAGTGACCGAGGCGGGGATGGGGCTCCAAGTACTGGAAGGTGGTAGTGATTATGGGCGAGAGGAGGTGGGACCATTCCCTTCCTCCACATTCAGAAAAAGCTGGGGCTCTCTCCCCGAGTTTCTAGTGATTTCTGGCAATTTCTGCGGTgttgggggggggcggggtgaaAGTAGTCACAGTTCCACCTCAGCAGATAGCCTCCTAGGCGCAGGCTCCTGCACTTTCTGCCGGTTTTTGGTTTCCTCTTCGTGTTCTCCCCACTCCTTCAATCTGTTAATTTTGCTATTATCCTCAATCCTCCCTACCCCGGCATCATCCAAACGGATCTGTCGTCTGGATTTACTTAGGTGCGTGTTCAGGGCTCCTGCGTGTCCTCCCTGCAGACCACACCCGTGCGCCACACCCGGTGCCCAGGCTTGCCACGCCTCACCAACGCGCACGCACGCACCCTCCCCACTTGGCCTTACACGTACACCAGCTTTCACTGCCACTCGCTAGCTGCCAGGTTCACACTGACTGTTCTCGGCCCACTCACAGCCCTGCTCCGCCCTCCTCAGAGGCGTTCACTGCAGACTGTGCGCGCCCTGGTAAAGATCCCAGGTCGAGGAGGCCTAGTACCGGGCTAGGACCCTTAAGTCTCCTCCTACCCACGCTGGGATCTGGGGCCGGTGCTGAGCAGTGCCCGAGGCGCTGACAGCGCTGGGGCAACTCTTGGCGATCTAGGGACGGGTGGAACTCTGAGCCATGGTCCAGCTGTCTGACTCTGTGTAGAGGGTGGCGGCCCCTCAGTCCAGAAGCTTCAGGCAGGCTGAGTGGTCCTTTGGCCAGAGGTGTGACGTAGCTCAGCCTTGAGCGAGTGAGCAGGCCTCTAACTCTATAGGAGAAGGCCTGCGACTTCAGAGGCACCAGCAGCCCCTTCCTCCTGGGAAAATAGGAGCCTGTAGTACCTGGGCTCTGGACGCTCAGAGACAGGCTTTTGGCTCTGTCGGGACCTCTATGTGCCCAGTGATCTAGGGTCAGGGCTTAGGAGGTTATCAAAGTATTTGAGACTGACAAGTCCTTTCTCCTCTGGTAAATGGAAAGCCACAGCCCCTGCCAGATGCCAAGGTGTCCTTATATGTGGGGAAACTATAATTGTAGAAGTACAAGTTTTGACAACCCCAGGAGCTTTTATTCAAAAGATATCTATGCCTAGCTCTACCCCTATTGACTCAAGATTGTATTTTGAAACACTCCCAGATGATTTCCATAGCTGATTGAGAAAGCCTTAGTGTACACCTCTGAGAACCACGTCATCTTATTTGCTCTTCCTACCACTGTTATTGGATAGGCAGTAACATCTTcattttataatagttttatgGAGGTCAAGTGACTTGGGTAAGTTCATAGAGCAAGTGACCGAGAAAGAGTAACTCCAGAATTTGTGCTTTTAATCACTTAGCACTTAGAACTTAACAAAGCTTGAGGACAGGAGAGAGGGCTTGCCTCTGCTGGGATGGGACAAAGGTGGGTTCTTGCCCTTATAAAACCTGACATGAGAAAATCTTAGGGGGCTCTTCTTCCCTGAGCAGCCCTCACTGAACAAACTTGGACCTGTTGTCCTTATGTGGGTTGAGTTATGTCTAACTCCCTTTCCTCCATTTATGCCACCTTCATCCCCATGTAGATTCTCCTGTGTCTAAGCATACAGGGGCtagggccaggagtggtggctcacacctgtaatcctagcaccctgggaggctgaggagggtggattacttgagctcaggagttccagaccagcctgagcaagagatcctgtctctaaaaatagctgggcattgtggcgagcagtagtcccagctactcaggaagctgaggcaagagaatcgcttgagcagaGGAGTTTGACTCtgggcaaagtaagactctgtctaaaaaaaaaaaaaaaagagagagagaattcaagTGCTGAAGGCTGGACATCCCTGGGCCCTTCTCTATGTCATTCTCCAGAATTGTGCTAGTGACTCCTGATCTACCTAAGATTCTAGATTTCTGGGTTCTGCTCACATCACTGTCCTCTATGAGCCTTAAGGTGAGTTACTGGCAGTCCTAGGTCTTCCTACCCCCAGTGTAATCTGGCATGCTCACACTCTTTGCTCCTGGGAGCAAGTATAAGTATTTACTGCCAGCACACCCCAAAACTGGTGAGGAGATGGCTCTAAGAGTGTTCCATGAGCAGTGAGTGTGATGTGATACCATGCCCCGGGAGGGACTGAGAGGGACTGAGAGTAAAGTGGCTGGCCAGCGCCCCATGCCTTCAGCCAGGTGGAGTAAGGCTATAGAGCAGTCCCTTGGGATCCCTGGAGACTTAGTTAGCTATGCTTAGAGGCTGTGGGAGCTTGAtctctccctcctccatcccAGCATTTTCTGTCTCAGACAGAGCAGCCTTGTTCTCTCCTCCTTAGTTACAGACCATTGTCTGGCATGGAGTTCTAGGGTGGGTGAGAAGTGTCCCCGGGCTTGGATGCCTTGCAAAAGGCCAGTCTGGCATTACTCCTAAATTAATAATGTATTTAGTTGTGGGAAGAGATCCTCCAGGGCCAAAGGCCTGGGGGAGGTGTCCCTCTGAATGTATCACTGCACAACCTGGTATGCAAAGGGTTACCgggagcagcagccatcttgctGCAGAGGATGCTTTGTTCCCAGCTGAGGAGTTGAATAAATTTCATTCTAGGGCTAGTGGAATTCTCGTTTAAAAGCCTTCTCTGTCACTTCTGGGGGCCTTCTCTGCACCTCTTTTTTGGTTTCACAGAAGACACTTTCAGCCCTTGAATTTTGGCTCAGAAGTTCTGTCTCTAGGGACAGGGAGGAAGGGTttgggttttttggggggggtttgttgttgttgttttttagcaaaGAAATCTGGGTTTGCTCACTGTGGTCAAATGACATTTCTTTGTTACTGGTACCTCTGATCTCTGAGACCTGAGGCATATTTCAGCTCTGGAGATGAGCCTACCCCTCCCCCATCATATcccattttcttctctgtgccatgtcccctcctcctctcccggTCCATCCCCTGGGGCTCGGGTGACACTCTAACTTCTCTACGGGTACTCAGCCCCTCTCCCTCTGTTTTCTCCACAGCAAGCCCCGCCCAACACGGATTGGCGTTTCTCTCAGGCCCAGAGACCTGGCACCAGCGGGTAGGTGACTGATTCTCCAGCCCACCCTCTTTTCTGCAGCATTTTCTCAGTGATGATgtgggaggagatgggaggagggcTCAGCATTTGCTACAAATGGCTTCCTCCCTCAGTTCAAGATTTCAGGGAGGTCTTGGTGTCTTAGGGGCTGGCACACA carries:
- the LOC128568860 gene encoding protocadherin gamma-C4 isoform X4, with the translated sequence MLHKVRSWVEIWWGATLLFMFCYLDYVCGQIRYPVPEESQEGTFVGNVAQDFLLDTDSLSARRLQVAGEVNQRHFRVDLDSGALLIKNPIDREALCGLSASCIVPLEFVTEGPLEMYRAEVEIVDVNDHAPRFPRQQLDLEIGEAAPPGQRFPLEKAQDADVGSNSISSYRLSSNEHFALDVKKRSDGSLVPELLLEKPLDREKQSDYRLVLTAVDGGNPPRSGTAELRVSVLDVNDNAPAFQQSSYRISVLESAPAGMVLVQLNASDPDLGPSGNVTFSFSGHTPDRVRNLFSLHPITGKLTLLGPLDFESENYYEFDVRARDGGSPAMEQHCSLRVDLLDVNDNAPYITVTSELGTLPESAEPGTVVALISVQDPDSGSNGDVSLRIPDHLPFALKSAFRNQFSLVTAGPLDREAKSSYDIMVTASDAGNPPLSTHRTIFLNISDVNDNPPSFFQRSHEVFVPENNRPGDLLCSLAASDPDSGLNALISYSLLEPRNRDVSASSFISLNPQTGAVHATRSFDYEQTQTLQFEVQARDRGNPPLSSTVTVRLFVLDLNDNAPAVLRPRARPGSLCPQALPPSVGAGHLVTKVTAVDLDSGYNAWVSYQLLEAPDPSLFAVSRYAGEVRTAVPIPADLPPQKLVIVVKDSGSPPLSTSVTLLVSLEEDTHPVVPDLRESSAPREGESRLTLYLAVSLVAICFVSFGSFVALLSKCLRGAACGVTCFPAGTCACLTRSRRREGLPPSNGILRIQLGSDDPIKFVDVGGHSHGCTPLASAPTRSDSFMMVKSPSAPMAGEPVRPSCPPSDLLYGLEQAPPNTDWRFSQAQRPGTSGSQNGDDTGTWPNNQFDTEMLQAMILASASEAADGSSTLGGGAGTMGLSARYGPQFTLQHVPDYRQNVYIPGSNATLTNAAGKRDGKAPAGGNGNKKKSGKKEKK
- the LOC128568860 gene encoding protocadherin gamma-C5 isoform X22, with amino-acid sequence MGPKTSPQLPGKWQVLCMLSLCCWGWVSGQLRYSVVEESEPGTLVGNVAQDLGLKVTDLLSRRLRLGSEENGRYFSLSLMSGALAVNQKIDRESLCGPSTSCLLPVQVVTEHPLELIRVEIEILDLNDNSPSFASPQREMRISESAAPGTRFPLDSAQDPDVGTNTVSFYTLSPNSHFSLNVKTLKDGKLFPELVLEQPLDREAQARHQLVLTAVDGGIPALSGTTLISVIVLDINDNAPTFQNSVLRVGLPENAPMGTLLLRLNATDPDEGTNGHVDYSFGDHTSEAVRNLFSLDPSSGAIHVLGPVDFEESNFYEIHARARDQGQPAMEGHCVIQVDVGDANDNAPEVLLASLVNPVLESTPVGTVVGLFNVRDRDSGKNGEVSLDISPDLPFQIKPSENHYSLLTSQPLDREATSHYIIELLASDAGSPPLHKHLTIRLNISDVNDNAPHFTHQLYTAYIPENRPPGSLLCTVSASDADTGDNARLTYSIVGSQIQGAPASSFVYVNPDDGRVFAQRTFDYELLQMLQIVVGVRDSGSPPLHANTSLHVFVLDQNDNAPAVLHPRPGREHSAPQRLPRSAPPGSLVTKVTAVDADAGHNAWLSYSLLPQSTAPGLFLVSTHTGEQAPPNTDWRFSQAQRPGTSGSQNGDDTGTWPNNQFDTEMLQAMILASASEAADGSSTLGGGAGTMGLSARYGPQFTLQHVPDYRQNVYIPGSNATLTNAAGKRDGKAPAGGNGNKKKSGKKEKK